A single region of the Mugil cephalus isolate CIBA_MC_2020 chromosome 4, CIBA_Mcephalus_1.1, whole genome shotgun sequence genome encodes:
- the gpr37l1a gene encoding G-protein coupled receptor 37-like 1 → MSPVWCFLLLFLRTVELRHVHTDQSVSAPEDAGAAGMETSLSPERSALDRVETSGLTGVKRVPRGAKDGKKRDPHPPNIYGQPRPYDDPSGYFTTPRSHRHTSPGNSSSSTSRDSGLLNPLFPVTDGSYWAYAVMLLALVLFAAGIVGNLALMCIVWHNFYLKSAWNSILAGLAFWDFLVLFFCLPVVIFHELTLTRLLGDLSCRLVPYLEVTSLGVATFSLCALSIDRFHAATGPGPHQTPKVEPCQSILSKLSVIWVGSMVLAAPELLLWQLLQETVNLPKLPADLQQSQAGGSLMAAFRARTDVFKVDICVREPSVELPENIYSLVLTYHEARMWWFFGCYLCLPLLFTLACDLVTRQVLAQQFPHKPNSDKVPVRCSSSSSSSSSSTKKKQTVREQRLRSTVMALTVLYISCNLPESVWNITLAYVSASVSAALPALALPALGLVGQFLLFARCSATPVLLLCLCRSLGQAFMDCCCCCCEECLPDGSCSSSSSASTAAASTLSSPLSSPVSSPTSPSPSSLSPSGKEETMKSMLPVEVAVYNKVKDSCAAIGTPC, encoded by the exons ATGAGCCCGGTTTGGTGTTTTTTGCTTCTCTTTCTGCGGACCGTGGAGCTCCGTCACGTCCACACGGACCAGTCCGTGTCTGCGCCGGAGGATGCGGGAGCAGCGGGGATGGAGACGTCTCTCTCGCCGGAAAGAAGCGCTCTGGACCGGGTTGAGACTTCTGGACTTACCGGTGTGAAGAGAGTGCCTCGGGGCGCCAAAGATGGGAAAAAACGAGACCCGCACCCCCCAAACATTTACGGGCAGCCGCGGCCCTACGACGACCCGAGCGGCTACTTTACCACCCCACGGTCACACCGGCACACCTCGCCAggtaactcctcctcctccaccagccgGGACTCTGGGCTCCTCAACCCCCTGTTCCCGGTCACCGACGGCTCCTATTGGGCGTACGCGGTCATGCTGCTCGCGCTCGTCCTGTTCGCCGCGGGAATCGTGGGGAACCTCGCGCTCATGTGCATCGTGTGGCACAACTTCTACCTGAAGAGCGCGTGGAACTCGATCCTGGCGGGGCTGGCCTTCTGGGACTTCCTCGTGCTCTTCTTCTGCCTTCCCGTGGTCATCTTCCACGAGCTCACCTTGACGAGGTTACTAGGAGACTTGTCCTGCCGGCTCGTGCCGTAcctggag GTGACCTCCTTGGGCGTGGCCACGTTCAGCCTCTGCGCCCTGAGCATTGATCGCTTCCACGCGGCCACTGGCCCCGGGCCCCATCAGACTCCGAAGGTGGAGCCGTGCCAGTCCATCCTGTCCAAGCTGTCCGTCATCTGGGTGGGCTCCATGGTGCTGGCCGcccctgagctgctgctgtggcagCTCCTCCAGGAAACCGTCAATTTGCCGAAGCTACCCGCAGACCTGCAGCAAAGCCAGGCCGGAGGCTCACTGATGGCAGCCTTCAGAGCCCGAACCGACGTGTTTAAGGTGGACATCTGCGTCCGTGAGCCGTCTGTGGAGCTCCCAGAGAACATCTACTCCCTGGTGCTGACCTACCATGAGGCCCGCATGTGGTGGTTCTTTGGGTGCTACCTCTGTTTGCCACTGCTCTTCACTCTGGCCTGCGACTTGGTGACGAGGCAGGTGTTAGCCCAGCAGTTTCCGCACAAACCCAACAGTGACAAAGTGCCCGTCaggtgctcctcctcctcatcatcgtcctcctcctcgacaaagaaaaagcagacaGTGAGGGAGCAGAGGCTTCGCTCCACCGTGATGGCGCTCACCGTGTTGTACATCTCGTGCAACTTGCCGGAGAGCGTTTGGAACATCACGCTGGCCTACGTCTCTGCCTCCGTGTCCGCCGCGCTCCCGGCCCTGGCTCTGCCCGCGCTGGGCCTGGTCGGACAGTTCCTGCTGTTTGCGCGTTGCTCGGCGACgccggtgctgctgctgtgcctGTGCCGCTCGCTGGGACAGGCCTTCAtggactgctgctgctgctgctgcgaagAGTGCCTCCCCGACGGCAgctgctcctcgtcctcctccgcctccaccgccgccgcctccaccctctcctccccGCTCTCCTCCCCCGTCTCCTCCCCGACGTCGCCCTCACCGTCCTCCCTGTCTCCTTCCGGCAAAGAGGAGACCATGAAGAGCATGTTGCCGGTGGAAGTTGCCGTCTACAACAAAGTGAAAGACTCTTGCGCAGCCATCGGGACGCCGTGCTGA